The Novipirellula galeiformis genome contains a region encoding:
- a CDS encoding DNA-directed RNA polymerase subunit alpha C-terminal domain-containing protein, whose protein sequence is MSDIELDVLDLKEMVLANNSFGPSDVAAIRSAITENYGHFAELRDAVNEMEADEALSPATKTKMGVCLFLLGKFKAALEILGNADGSAMALFYQARAQFELSRYEEAIPVYLQAQTSGYNADECNIRIAEAHRYAGRTEKSLEILDNIFGPAEQTSEYMYQRAATVSAVGGRLEEALALYQRAVNADENHAGALFGLALENDRLGNDVEALKLYERAAKAFPTGIGALINLGLIYEDNNQFDRAQACYRRILESYPDHPQTNLYLKDAAATGNLLYDEEAQRRNDRLAQTLNLPVANFELSVRSRNCLQKMGIDTIGDLTRTSEAELLSSKNFGETSLVEIREMLTSKGLSLGQFAHEKKSNDPPIDTSHMSPDEQALLERPISDLNLSVRARKCMARLQLNSIGELVRKTGDEMLECKNFGVTSLNEVREKLTDLGLKLRGD, encoded by the coding sequence ATGAGTGATATCGAACTCGATGTGCTCGATTTGAAAGAGATGGTTCTGGCAAACAATTCGTTTGGGCCATCCGATGTCGCAGCCATTCGTTCTGCGATCACTGAGAATTACGGCCATTTTGCTGAACTTCGCGACGCCGTAAACGAGATGGAAGCGGACGAGGCACTTAGCCCCGCTACGAAAACCAAAATGGGCGTTTGTTTGTTCTTGCTCGGCAAGTTCAAAGCTGCGCTGGAAATTCTTGGCAATGCCGACGGCAGCGCGATGGCGTTGTTCTATCAAGCTCGCGCCCAATTTGAGCTGAGCCGCTACGAAGAGGCGATTCCGGTTTACCTGCAGGCGCAAACGTCCGGTTACAACGCCGACGAGTGCAATATCCGTATCGCCGAGGCACATCGCTACGCGGGTCGCACCGAAAAATCGCTCGAAATCCTCGACAATATCTTCGGGCCTGCAGAGCAAACCTCGGAATACATGTACCAACGTGCCGCCACCGTTTCTGCGGTCGGCGGACGTTTGGAAGAGGCGTTGGCGTTGTACCAACGCGCCGTTAACGCCGATGAGAACCACGCCGGGGCACTGTTTGGACTGGCACTCGAAAACGACCGACTCGGCAACGATGTCGAAGCGCTGAAGTTGTACGAGCGTGCCGCCAAGGCATTCCCAACCGGCATCGGTGCCCTGATCAACCTCGGCTTGATCTACGAGGACAACAATCAATTCGATCGCGCCCAAGCGTGTTATCGTCGTATCCTCGAGTCGTATCCCGATCATCCGCAAACCAATTTGTATTTGAAGGATGCCGCAGCGACCGGCAACCTGCTCTACGACGAAGAAGCACAGCGCCGCAACGATCGTTTGGCACAAACGCTGAACCTGCCCGTGGCCAACTTCGAATTGAGCGTTCGGAGCCGAAACTGCTTGCAGAAAATGGGCATCGACACCATCGGTGACCTCACTCGCACCAGCGAAGCGGAGCTGCTTAGCAGCAAGAACTTTGGCGAAACGAGCTTGGTCGAGATCCGCGAAATGCTGACCAGCAAAGGGCTCTCGCTGGGACAATTCGCTCACGAAAAGAAGAGCAACGATCCGCCGATCGACACCAGTCACATGTCGCCAGACGAGCAAGCGTTGCTCGAACGCCCAATCTCCGACTTGAACCTTTCGGTTCGAGCACGCAAGTGCATGGCGCGTTTGCAGCTCAACTCCATCGGTGAGTTGGTTCGCAAGACGGGCGACGAGATGCTCGAGTGCAAGAACTTCGGGGTCACCAGCTTGAACGAAGTCCGCGAGAAATTGACCGACCTCGGTTTGAAATTGCGTGGCGACTGA
- a CDS encoding PIG-L deacetylase family protein: protein MPSVLAIAAHPDDIEFVMAGAMLQLARRGWDLHYVNLCDGSRGSTTMDRETCAAVRLEEARNAAKSIGATFYPPIYPDMEATYNTANVRKVAAIIRMAKPTIVLTHSPIDYMEDHETACRLAVTAAFTHGMPNFESDPELPVYMDPVTVYHAQPPGHRTPLGELITPHLYVDETDVIEQKVAALACHASQKQWLDESQGMDSYLQTLRDSSAQMGRMSGKFSHAEGWRRREHWGFCGPDDDPLRDALSDIIVDTRSARS from the coding sequence ATGCCGTCCGTTCTTGCCATCGCGGCGCACCCCGACGACATTGAATTCGTAATGGCCGGGGCCATGTTGCAACTTGCCCGACGCGGCTGGGATTTGCACTATGTCAATCTTTGTGACGGTTCACGTGGCTCGACCACCATGGATCGTGAGACGTGTGCGGCGGTTCGATTAGAAGAAGCACGCAACGCGGCGAAATCGATTGGAGCGACATTTTATCCTCCGATTTATCCCGACATGGAAGCGACCTACAACACGGCAAACGTGCGCAAGGTCGCCGCGATCATCCGCATGGCAAAGCCGACGATCGTGCTGACCCATTCGCCGATCGATTACATGGAAGACCATGAAACGGCGTGCCGTTTGGCGGTCACCGCTGCGTTCACGCACGGCATGCCGAACTTCGAAAGCGATCCTGAGTTACCGGTCTACATGGACCCGGTGACGGTTTATCACGCTCAACCCCCAGGGCATCGCACGCCGTTGGGAGAATTGATCACGCCGCACCTCTACGTCGACGAAACCGACGTGATTGAGCAAAAGGTCGCCGCACTCGCTTGTCACGCCAGCCAGAAACAATGGCTCGACGAGAGCCAGGGGATGGACAGCTACCTACAAACCCTGCGTGATTCGAGTGCCCAAATGGGTCGCATGAGTGGCAAGTTCTCTCACGCCGAAGGTTGGCGTCGCCGTGAACACTGGGGATTCTGTGGCCCCGACGACGACCCGTTGCGTGACGCACTCTCGGACATCATCGTCGACACTCGCTCGGCCCGTTCGTAG
- a CDS encoding 5-formyltetrahydrofolate cyclo-ligase has protein sequence MNDAALSAQKLGIRKAAHLARKAQPDKEAVSLAITDRVLQMPEYVAARYVMWYVDARDEARTRQAIPGEVAGDKAIVVPYCADGELKLFRLESMDELEVGMYQILEPREPLREIAAKKIDINQLDLILVPGLGFDARGGRIGHGKGYYDRLLEHAKPETLLVSLAFECQMFDDVPMQRHDIFMDKVVTEKCVYEGIGRRGTS, from the coding sequence ATGAACGACGCTGCTCTTTCCGCACAGAAGCTAGGGATCCGCAAAGCGGCCCATCTCGCTCGGAAGGCTCAGCCCGACAAGGAAGCTGTCTCTTTGGCGATCACCGACCGCGTCCTGCAGATGCCGGAATATGTGGCCGCTCGATATGTGATGTGGTACGTCGATGCTCGTGACGAAGCGCGCACGCGCCAAGCGATCCCTGGCGAGGTGGCAGGCGACAAAGCCATCGTGGTTCCCTACTGCGCCGATGGCGAACTCAAGTTGTTTCGGCTCGAGTCGATGGATGAGTTGGAGGTTGGGATGTACCAAATTCTGGAGCCGCGCGAGCCGCTTCGCGAGATCGCGGCGAAGAAGATTGACATCAATCAACTCGATCTCATCTTGGTGCCGGGGCTCGGCTTCGATGCTCGCGGTGGACGTATCGGACATGGCAAAGGCTACTACGATCGGTTGCTTGAGCACGCCAAGCCCGAAACGTTGCTCGTTTCGCTCGCTTTCGAATGCCAAATGTTCGACGACGTTCCGATGCAGCGCCACGACATTTTTATGGACAAAGTGGTTACCGAAAAATGTGTCTATGAAGGAATCGGTCGAAGGGGGACCTCGTGA